A genomic segment from Saprospiraceae bacterium encodes:
- a CDS encoding CPBP family intramembrane glutamic endopeptidase — translation MITYLPTIADHLLFFLLGIVMPFRSVKAQKKIHQLEYPTEAKIQMYWINGFGLWVMAVLTLLVWWFSDRLVSDLGLGWPPPAFNFAASVLLLLFLALYFLDVGAELGTQGQRQKTFERWAQDMPFLPAKDIEWLHFNFLSLSAGICEEIVFRGFFITYLNALFQFLPATTAQWLAVLVPAVIFGTVHYYQGWKAMLKISLMAILFGCVFVLTGSLWVLILVHVLIDVLGGAFSWWLHSRFGQAVVEEE, via the coding sequence ATGATAACGTACCTACCTACTATTGCTGACCATTTGCTTTTTTTTCTACTTGGCATCGTCATGCCTTTCCGTTCGGTGAAGGCCCAGAAAAAGATTCATCAATTGGAATATCCCACCGAAGCCAAGATTCAAATGTATTGGATTAATGGATTTGGTTTATGGGTGATGGCCGTCCTGACCTTGTTGGTTTGGTGGTTTTCTGATCGCCTGGTATCGGATTTAGGCTTGGGGTGGCCCCCTCCTGCGTTCAACTTTGCGGCCTCGGTATTATTGCTACTATTCCTGGCTTTATACTTCCTGGATGTAGGCGCGGAGCTGGGGACCCAGGGCCAAAGGCAAAAAACCTTTGAGCGATGGGCGCAGGATATGCCTTTCCTGCCCGCTAAAGATATCGAATGGCTTCATTTTAATTTCCTGAGTTTGAGTGCGGGTATTTGCGAAGAGATTGTCTTTCGAGGATTTTTTATTACCTATTTGAATGCCCTTTTTCAGTTTCTACCAGCGACTACCGCTCAATGGCTGGCCGTCCTGGTTCCTGCTGTCATTTTTGGTACCGTCCACTATTACCAAGGATGGAAAGCCATGTTGAAAATTAGTCTGATGGCTATCCTGTTTGGGTGTGTTTTTGTACTGACGGGCTCGCTCTGGGTTCTGATTTTAGTTCATGTTTTGATAGATGTGTTGGGTGGCGCTTTTAGTTGGTGGTTGCATTCCCGCTTTGGCCAGGCTGTGGTGGAGGAGGAATGA
- a CDS encoding DEAD/DEAH box helicase, producing the protein MSSPAASTTNQRFEIVYNLYPFQESLFLPNAYICSKDKKGELTHLQQRAIPETIGAFEIEMDATRKKIFDLIDLLQPKSLAQKFNTNKRKEKPLVELLEQEELKPSILSFAHRKLDELLLLLTRHQLPISWNVERRVLAKDFILKQMPDKLSPLLFFRKTPEKVFYRLTLKEGEDIWHISKKEVIPITNKPAWIFANYRLYQIDHINGNMVKPFQQKDEVAIPSASVSAYFQKFILKVASKVDIEAEGFAVIQLDELEGCELEVVRHLFTAEWMINVNMCYPGTTFHWREQRQQKISLKIGAQEVEIVKVQRQVEKEKVYIDKLASFSITPKADSHYLSPKLETEEPYALFEWLGHQRAALEKAGFTLLMPEIDGHRIMLAPPSLDLSSSQDNDWFDIHGEVKVGDFSFPFIKLMPYIKAENCFFPLPDGTYFLIPNAWLNKYKDLAKFAKTQHGQLRLTKSQFTLLDELKLQVPQMDDLVQADFRPSPLLKADLRPYQLAGLQWLVNLYHNELGACLADDMGLGKTLQTIAVLLHAKEHKKTPEPEAKTKGPSTQLDLFQAPPDAFFLKSLNALIILPASLVFNWAQELQKFAPSLSVYQHSGTKRYNDPRLILRFDVVLTTYQTALRDANLLQKIDFEYIILDESQQIKNRESKVFQAINTFPAKHKISLSGTPIENSLSDLWSQMQFINPELLGSFAFFKREFISPIEKEQDDEKKERLRKLVKPYLLRRTKEEVAKDLPPLTTKLFYSEMGLEQKKLYEKEKSAARNYLLENFDGNSPQYRIMVLQSLTRLRQIVNHPSLVFPDFKKESGKFSDVLEHWEVIRKGGHKVLIFSSFTQYLELFRDQFDQSGLAYSWLTGQQTGPQRQQAVKQFMENPDIQSFLISIKAGGTGLNLTAADYVFILDPWWNPSTEQQAIARAHRIGQDKNVMAVKFITKDSIEEKILTLQERKAQLAEDIIGEVGKMSFTKGDIQYLLE; encoded by the coding sequence ATGTCATCACCTGCAGCATCCACCACCAATCAACGGTTTGAAATTGTCTATAATTTATACCCTTTTCAGGAAAGTCTTTTTTTACCCAATGCCTATATCTGCAGCAAGGATAAAAAGGGTGAATTGACACATCTCCAACAAAGAGCCATCCCTGAAACGATTGGCGCTTTCGAAATCGAGATGGATGCCACCAGAAAAAAAATCTTTGACTTAATAGACCTCCTTCAGCCCAAAAGTCTTGCTCAGAAGTTTAATACCAATAAGCGCAAAGAAAAACCATTGGTAGAGCTGTTGGAGCAAGAAGAACTAAAACCCAGCATTTTGTCATTTGCTCACCGCAAACTGGATGAGTTGCTGCTCTTGCTTACCCGACACCAATTGCCCATTAGCTGGAATGTCGAACGTCGGGTACTCGCCAAAGATTTTATCCTGAAGCAGATGCCTGACAAATTGAGCCCCTTGCTTTTTTTTAGAAAAACACCGGAAAAAGTCTTTTATCGCCTGACGCTCAAAGAAGGAGAGGACATTTGGCATATCAGCAAAAAGGAAGTCATTCCTATCACCAATAAACCCGCCTGGATTTTTGCTAATTACCGCTTGTACCAGATCGACCATATCAATGGTAATATGGTCAAACCATTCCAGCAAAAAGATGAAGTCGCGATTCCTTCCGCTTCGGTCAGCGCCTATTTCCAAAAATTCATCCTAAAAGTTGCGTCAAAGGTCGATATAGAAGCGGAGGGATTTGCGGTGATTCAATTGGATGAACTGGAAGGGTGCGAATTAGAGGTGGTCAGACATTTATTCACTGCAGAATGGATGATTAATGTCAACATGTGCTATCCTGGCACCACTTTTCATTGGCGGGAGCAACGCCAACAAAAAATAAGCCTGAAAATTGGCGCCCAGGAAGTAGAGATCGTAAAGGTACAACGGCAAGTAGAAAAGGAAAAGGTTTATATTGACAAATTGGCTAGCTTCTCTATTACGCCCAAAGCGGATAGTCATTATTTATCGCCCAAGCTGGAAACGGAGGAGCCGTATGCCCTGTTCGAATGGCTAGGTCACCAGCGAGCTGCCCTTGAAAAGGCTGGCTTCACGCTGCTTATGCCAGAAATAGATGGCCATCGAATAATGCTTGCGCCGCCTAGTTTAGACCTTAGCTCCTCACAGGACAATGATTGGTTCGATATTCACGGAGAGGTTAAGGTCGGAGATTTTAGTTTCCCCTTTATCAAGTTAATGCCCTATATCAAAGCGGAGAATTGCTTTTTTCCACTCCCTGATGGCACTTATTTTCTTATTCCTAATGCGTGGTTAAATAAATACAAGGATCTCGCCAAATTTGCCAAAACCCAACATGGTCAACTGCGACTGACCAAAAGCCAATTTACTTTATTAGATGAGCTGAAATTACAAGTCCCTCAAATGGACGACCTGGTGCAAGCCGATTTTCGCCCCTCTCCGCTTTTAAAAGCGGATTTAAGGCCTTATCAGCTCGCTGGCTTGCAATGGTTGGTAAACCTGTACCACAATGAATTGGGTGCCTGCTTAGCTGACGATATGGGTCTGGGGAAAACGCTGCAAACCATTGCGGTACTGCTACATGCCAAAGAACACAAGAAAACACCCGAGCCAGAAGCTAAAACCAAAGGTCCATCGACCCAATTGGATCTTTTCCAGGCTCCGCCTGATGCGTTTTTTTTAAAGTCACTCAATGCTTTGATCATTCTCCCTGCCTCCTTGGTCTTCAACTGGGCCCAGGAGTTGCAAAAGTTTGCGCCCAGTCTGAGCGTTTACCAACACAGCGGTACTAAAAGATATAATGATCCGAGGCTAATCCTGCGTTTCGATGTTGTCTTGACCACCTACCAAACCGCCCTTAGAGATGCCAATTTATTGCAGAAAATAGATTTCGAATACATTATTCTGGATGAAAGTCAGCAAATAAAAAACCGCGAAAGCAAAGTCTTTCAAGCGATCAATACCTTTCCTGCTAAACACAAAATCTCGCTTAGTGGTACACCTATAGAAAACTCGCTATCAGACCTATGGTCACAAATGCAGTTTATCAACCCAGAATTACTCGGAAGTTTCGCTTTTTTCAAACGGGAATTCATCAGTCCCATTGAAAAAGAACAGGATGATGAAAAAAAAGAGCGCTTGCGAAAACTGGTCAAACCCTACTTACTTCGACGAACCAAAGAAGAAGTGGCTAAAGATTTGCCCCCCTTGACCACCAAATTGTTCTATAGTGAAATGGGACTTGAACAAAAGAAATTGTATGAAAAGGAAAAATCGGCAGCAAGGAATTACCTCCTCGAAAACTTTGATGGAAATAGTCCGCAGTACCGAATCATGGTGCTCCAATCGCTAACTCGCCTCCGCCAAATTGTCAATCATCCTAGCCTCGTTTTTCCGGACTTCAAAAAAGAAAGTGGTAAATTCTCAGATGTGTTAGAACATTGGGAGGTTATTAGAAAAGGAGGGCACAAGGTGCTGATTTTCAGTTCTTTTACACAGTATCTTGAACTTTTTCGGGATCAATTCGATCAGTCAGGGCTCGCCTATAGCTGGCTCACCGGCCAACAGACCGGCCCGCAGCGGCAACAGGCGGTGAAACAATTTATGGAGAATCCCGACATTCAATCCTTTCTCATTTCCATTAAAGCGGGAGGTACTGGCCTGAATTTAACCGCAGCAGATTATGTCTTTATCCTGGACCCATGGTGGAACCCTAGCACGGAACAACAGGCCATTGCCCGGGCGCACCGGATTGGCCAGGACAAAAATGTGATGGCCGTTAAATTTATTACCAAAGACAGTATCGAAGAGAAAATTCTCACCTTACAGGAAAGAAAAGCGCAGCTGGCCGAGGATATCATCGGAGAGGTGGGCAAAATGAGTTTTACGAAGGGCGATATTCAGTATTTATTGGAATAG